A stretch of Pseudoclavibacter chungangensis DNA encodes these proteins:
- a CDS encoding sterol carrier family protein — MAKAKIQDADGLAALDVWTAERAATPRTPLATAVRYTAQALAERAPGASVEMRVPPFAAVQCIEGPGHTRGTPPNVIETDAQTWLELATGRLDWDEAIATARVHASGTRAHLDGLLPLVRR; from the coding sequence ATGGCGAAGGCGAAGATCCAGGACGCGGACGGTCTCGCGGCGCTCGACGTGTGGACGGCCGAACGGGCGGCGACGCCCCGCACGCCCCTCGCGACGGCCGTCCGCTACACGGCGCAGGCGCTCGCGGAGCGCGCGCCTGGCGCGAGCGTCGAGATGCGCGTGCCGCCGTTCGCGGCCGTGCAGTGCATCGAGGGGCCGGGGCACACGCGCGGCACGCCGCCGAACGTGATCGAGACGGACGCGCAGACGTGGCTCGAACTCGCGACGGGACGCCTCGATTGGGACGAGGCGATCGCCACCGCACGCGTCCACGCGTCCGGGACGCGCGCACACCTCGACGGGCTGCTGCCGCTCGTGCGGCGCTGA
- a CDS encoding MalY/PatB family protein — protein MTDGNGEVRADPIDVLRRRTSEKWALHGDDVLPMFVAETDFPLAPPIRRALERALADGDTGYVAVGDDRAASAISRFARDRWGWEPDPEHMLTTTDVGIVIVEALRALVEPGDGVIIMPPVYPPFPDFVREAGGVPVSVPLVDDGTAWSIDLDGVETALAAGARAVLLCSPHNPLGLVHPRGVLEALADLAGRHGAFVVSDEIHAPLAHAGVGFTPFLSVSEAAREHGVAALSGSKAFNLAGLKCACITTASERTRALVARRPTEELVARAGLFGVIATQAGFDESRDWLDASLATVEANVALLERLLAERLPDVTMRRPHASYLAWLDFRRAGWGDDPADAALRQARVALANGPAFGAEGRGFARLNLACAPDVLAAAVDRLARVRPASPTR, from the coding sequence ATGACGGACGGGAACGGCGAGGTCCGCGCGGACCCGATCGACGTGCTGCGCCGTCGGACGAGCGAGAAATGGGCGTTGCACGGCGACGACGTCCTGCCGATGTTCGTCGCCGAGACGGACTTCCCGCTCGCCCCACCGATCCGTCGCGCCCTCGAACGTGCCCTCGCGGACGGGGATACGGGCTACGTCGCCGTCGGTGACGACCGGGCGGCGAGCGCGATCTCGCGGTTCGCGCGCGATCGCTGGGGGTGGGAACCCGACCCCGAGCACATGCTCACGACGACCGACGTGGGCATCGTGATCGTCGAGGCGCTCCGCGCGCTCGTCGAACCCGGCGACGGCGTCATCATCATGCCGCCCGTGTACCCACCGTTCCCCGACTTCGTGAGGGAGGCGGGCGGTGTGCCGGTGTCGGTGCCGCTCGTCGACGACGGCACCGCGTGGTCGATCGACCTCGACGGCGTCGAGACGGCACTCGCGGCCGGCGCGCGCGCCGTGCTGCTGTGCAGCCCGCACAACCCCCTCGGCCTCGTGCACCCGCGCGGCGTGCTCGAGGCGCTCGCGGACCTCGCCGGGCGCCACGGCGCGTTCGTCGTGAGTGACGAGATCCACGCGCCGCTCGCGCACGCGGGTGTCGGGTTCACGCCGTTCCTGTCGGTGTCGGAGGCGGCACGCGAGCACGGCGTCGCGGCCCTGTCCGGCAGCAAGGCGTTCAACCTCGCGGGCCTCAAGTGCGCGTGCATCACGACCGCGTCGGAACGGACCCGGGCGCTCGTCGCGCGCCGACCCACGGAGGAACTCGTCGCACGAGCGGGACTGTTCGGGGTGATCGCGACGCAGGCGGGGTTCGACGAGTCGCGCGACTGGCTCGACGCGTCGCTCGCGACGGTCGAGGCGAACGTCGCGCTCCTCGAACGACTCCTCGCCGAACGACTTCCGGACGTGACGATGCGGCGCCCGCACGCGAGCTATCTCGCCTGGCTCGACTTCCGTCGCGCGGGCTGGGGCGACGACCCCGCCGATGCCGCGCTGCGTCAGGCACGTGTCGCGCTCGCGAACGGTCCGGCCTTCGGGGCCGAGGGGCGCGGGTTCGCGCGCCTCAATCTCGCGTGCGCGCCCGACGTGCTGGCGGCGGCCGTCGATCGACTCGCACGCGTCCGCCCCGCCTCGCCGACGCGCTGA
- a CDS encoding peptidase M23 — translation MPSSSLVSKSGLVVGALVLLIAGIVLASVFAIGALRDLGTSTGAGDTLDNATRVGVLDGYDADQLENARTIMRVATESGLDERAQIVGVMTAMGESSLRNIGYGDWESSGVRNPDGSATSSLGLFQQQDWWGSEEERLDPATAAKRFFEVLTEVDGWEDMRPTLAANAVQGNDDPHHYEPYERGATELVQALRTVA, via the coding sequence GTGCCCAGCAGCAGTCTCGTCTCGAAGAGCGGCCTCGTCGTCGGCGCGCTCGTGCTCCTGATCGCGGGGATCGTTCTCGCGTCGGTGTTCGCGATCGGAGCACTCCGCGACCTCGGCACGAGCACCGGGGCGGGTGACACCCTCGACAACGCGACGCGCGTCGGCGTCCTCGACGGGTACGACGCCGATCAGCTCGAGAACGCCCGCACGATCATGCGCGTCGCGACGGAGTCGGGGCTCGACGAGCGCGCACAGATCGTTGGCGTCATGACGGCGATGGGCGAGAGTTCGCTGCGCAACATCGGCTACGGCGACTGGGAGTCGTCCGGGGTGCGGAATCCGGACGGCTCGGCGACCTCGAGCCTCGGTCTGTTCCAGCAGCAGGACTGGTGGGGGAGCGAGGAGGAGCGGCTCGATCCGGCGACGGCGGCGAAGCGGTTCTTCGAGGTGCTCACGGAGGTCGACGGGTGGGAGGACATGCGCCCGACGCTCGCGGCGAACGCCGTGCAGGGGAACGACGATCCGCACCACTACGAGCCCTACGAGCGAGGCGCGACCGAACTCGTGCAGGCGCTCCGCACGGTGGCCTGA
- a CDS encoding sensor histidine kinase, translating into MTDASPPDTRRRGGTISRFVITWLLLGATVVTLATSAGIVLAARATIYETAQDALIDDFARTTDIAFDELSVQQDDDSWLVRTGWFAGPATFVDLGTGRAVGDLTLDDVPGALRPVVGGTADGEAISFERGHLDGHEVFFMAVERDMSADVGGSRIAIVTAHPLDEPLAKVLALVRTGVADTLGALLVLGTAGILLARRIGRPVESLATMAQSIARGTVPDAPPPSGFAELDGIGRTLHDGAVRQAHTTARLLADEARARRFVSDAAHELRTPLTAMTAALDVLDPDDSATDAPGAPGTPAPVTPAQRDAAVAVLGRSTERMRGLVASLLELARLDARVTGVTVSDVSVAALVGDAVSLVASATPIEVSGDAGLRAWTDAERLRTIVSNLVANAVRHGAPPVRVDVARAPGDAFAVRVHDEGGGIPPELRERVFERFAMVDGSRSATGGTGLGLAIAQESARLIGGRLRVVDDGPGCTFELLAPVTLTAPTGPEDGERATPGGA; encoded by the coding sequence ATGACCGACGCTTCCCCGCCCGACACACGACGACGCGGCGGCACGATCTCACGGTTCGTGATCACCTGGTTGCTGCTCGGCGCGACGGTCGTCACGCTCGCGACGAGCGCGGGCATCGTGCTCGCCGCACGCGCGACGATCTACGAGACCGCGCAGGACGCGCTCATCGACGACTTCGCCCGCACGACCGACATCGCCTTCGACGAACTCTCCGTGCAGCAGGACGACGACAGCTGGCTGGTCCGCACCGGCTGGTTCGCGGGCCCGGCCACCTTCGTCGACCTGGGGACGGGGCGCGCCGTCGGGGACCTCACCCTCGACGACGTCCCCGGGGCGCTCCGCCCCGTCGTGGGCGGCACGGCGGACGGGGAGGCGATCTCGTTCGAACGCGGCCACCTCGACGGACACGAGGTCTTCTTCATGGCCGTCGAGCGCGACATGTCGGCCGACGTCGGCGGTTCGCGCATCGCGATCGTGACGGCCCACCCGCTCGACGAACCGCTCGCGAAGGTCCTCGCGCTCGTCCGGACGGGCGTCGCCGACACGCTCGGCGCACTCCTCGTTCTCGGGACGGCCGGGATCCTGCTCGCACGCCGGATCGGGCGGCCGGTCGAGTCGCTCGCGACCATGGCGCAGTCGATCGCCCGCGGCACGGTGCCGGACGCCCCGCCGCCGAGCGGCTTCGCCGAGCTCGACGGCATCGGCCGGACCCTGCACGACGGGGCGGTCCGGCAGGCGCACACGACCGCGCGGCTCCTGGCGGACGAGGCGCGTGCCCGCCGCTTCGTGAGCGACGCCGCGCACGAGCTGCGCACCCCGCTCACGGCCATGACGGCCGCCCTCGACGTCCTCGACCCCGACGATTCCGCGACCGACGCGCCGGGCGCGCCCGGAACGCCTGCACCCGTGACGCCCGCGCAACGCGACGCGGCCGTCGCGGTCCTGGGACGCAGCACGGAGCGCATGCGCGGCCTCGTCGCGTCGCTCCTCGAACTCGCCCGACTCGACGCCCGTGTGACGGGGGTGACGGTGTCGGACGTCTCGGTCGCCGCGCTCGTGGGTGACGCGGTCTCGCTCGTCGCATCGGCGACGCCGATCGAGGTGTCGGGCGACGCCGGGCTGCGGGCGTGGACGGACGCGGAGCGCCTGCGCACGATCGTCTCGAACCTCGTGGCCAACGCCGTACGTCACGGCGCGCCGCCCGTTCGCGTCGATGTCGCGCGAGCACCCGGCGACGCGTTCGCGGTCCGCGTGCACGACGAGGGCGGCGGCATCCCTCCGGAGCTGCGCGAGCGCGTCTTCGAGCGATTCGCGATGGTCGACGGGTCACGTTCCGCCACGGGCGGGACCGGGCTCGGCCTCGCGATCGCGCAGGAGAGCGCCCGTCTCATCGGCGGACGGTTGCGCGTCGTGGACGACGGTCCCGGATGCACGTTCGAGCTCCTCGCCCCGGTGACGCTCACCGCACCGACGGGGCCCGAGGACGGCGAGCGCGCGACGCCGGGCGGGGCGTGA
- a CDS encoding winged helix-turn-helix domain-containing protein: MGRARPDTVRVVDTTIQRLRAKLDESGVGTPTLETMRGIGYRLR; encoded by the coding sequence GTGGGCCGAGCACGCCCCGACACCGTGCGGGTCGTCGACACCACCATCCAGCGGCTCCGCGCGAAGCTCGACGAGAGCGGCGTCGGCACACCGACGCTCGAGACGATGCGCGGCATCGGCTACCGGCTCCGATGA
- a CDS encoding aminopeptidase P family protein — MPLDAFDFRDPRTQPLPDTDAFRAYMSTGWGPLDRSADVAPGAGSAAARHRASLGAELPGRSIVVASGHPVVRANDTEYDFRASSDFVWLTGCTAPGAVLVMRAAGPVHESTLYLPEPVGPGDEAFYADPLRGELWNGPTPSLRDWAAALEVEVRPVGELADALDALDETTRAAGADDPRLEHRFLRSVELEEALSLGKRVKDEWEIEQLRFAVDATVAGFRATAAEIPTSIGFGGERWLQSTFERTARTLGNGVGYSTIVGAGPHAPTLHWVRCDGPVLAGSLVLIDAGVEARTLYTADVTRTFPVDGRFTPAQREVYDRVHAAHLAALAQVGPGRTFEDMRSTAYESIATSLHDMGILRVSVDEAMSPDGQQHRRYLPSGTGHHIGLDVHDCARVNDAAYLRDLLVPGCVLAVEPGMYFHVNDLTVPEELRGFGVRIEDDVLVTATGNEVLSSALPIDAAGVEAWLAEVQGA; from the coding sequence ATGCCGCTCGATGCCTTCGACTTCCGCGATCCGCGCACCCAACCGCTCCCCGACACCGACGCGTTCCGCGCGTACATGAGCACGGGGTGGGGGCCGCTCGACCGCTCGGCGGACGTCGCGCCCGGTGCCGGGTCGGCCGCCGCGCGGCACCGTGCGTCGCTCGGTGCCGAGCTGCCCGGCCGTTCGATCGTCGTCGCCTCGGGCCACCCCGTCGTGCGCGCCAACGACACGGAGTACGACTTCCGCGCGTCGAGCGACTTCGTGTGGCTCACGGGCTGCACCGCGCCGGGCGCCGTTCTCGTCATGCGGGCGGCCGGGCCCGTGCACGAGTCGACGCTCTACCTGCCCGAGCCCGTCGGCCCCGGCGACGAGGCGTTCTACGCCGATCCGCTGCGCGGCGAGCTGTGGAACGGCCCGACCCCGTCGCTGCGGGACTGGGCCGCCGCACTCGAGGTCGAGGTGCGCCCCGTCGGGGAGCTCGCCGACGCGCTCGACGCACTCGACGAGACGACCCGCGCGGCGGGCGCCGACGATCCACGGCTCGAGCACCGCTTCCTCCGCTCCGTCGAGCTCGAGGAGGCGCTGTCGCTCGGCAAGCGCGTCAAGGACGAGTGGGAGATCGAGCAACTCCGCTTCGCGGTCGACGCGACCGTCGCTGGTTTCCGCGCCACGGCCGCCGAGATCCCGACCTCGATCGGCTTCGGGGGCGAGCGCTGGTTGCAGTCGACGTTCGAGCGCACCGCCCGCACCCTCGGGAACGGCGTCGGCTACTCGACGATCGTCGGTGCCGGGCCGCACGCGCCGACGCTGCACTGGGTGCGCTGCGACGGCCCCGTGCTCGCGGGCTCGCTCGTGCTCATCGACGCGGGCGTCGAGGCGCGCACGCTCTACACGGCCGATGTCACGCGCACCTTCCCCGTCGACGGCCGCTTCACGCCCGCCCAGCGCGAGGTGTACGACCGCGTGCACGCCGCGCACCTCGCGGCGCTCGCGCAGGTCGGCCCCGGCCGCACCTTCGAGGACATGCGCTCGACGGCGTACGAGTCGATCGCGACGAGCCTGCACGACATGGGCATCCTGCGCGTCTCGGTCGACGAGGCCATGTCACCCGACGGCCAACAGCATCGCCGCTACCTGCCGAGCGGGACGGGGCACCACATCGGCCTCGACGTGCACGATTGTGCGCGCGTGAACGACGCCGCCTACCTGCGCGACCTGCTCGTGCCGGGCTGCGTGCTCGCGGTCGAGCCGGGCATGTACTTCCACGTGAACGACCTCACGGTGCCGGAGGAGCTGCGCGGCTTCGGCGTGCGCATCGAGGACGACGTGCTCGTGACGGCGACCGGCAACGAGGTGCTCTCGTCGGCACTCCCGATCGACGCGGCCGGCGTCGAGGCGTGGCTCGCGGAGGTGCAGGGCGCCTGA
- a CDS encoding Cof-type HAD-IIB family hydrolase, with amino-acid sequence MDRWAVFLDIDGTLVGHDRVPVPSAVEAVRATRRQGHLVFVCTGRSASRIPAELLDIGFDGVVSSGGGFAELDGEIVVEHTMPPERTRRLVATFERRGLPFTLQSYDGVYASPGVHERVLENTVRRILAEHPGTPRADALAAAAAHPQVRGAVHRGSPPDEGVASAVYLTDDPDDTARMRAELGDAFHLVTGTVPGYGPDCGEVHPIGLDKGTTIRELLDRLGIPRERSIGIGDGRNDIGMFAACGIGVAMGNAPLDVREAADEVTTSIDEDGVRHALERHGLTGQPG; translated from the coding sequence ATGGACCGCTGGGCGGTGTTCCTCGACATCGACGGCACACTCGTCGGCCACGACCGCGTCCCCGTCCCCTCGGCGGTCGAGGCCGTCCGCGCGACCCGACGCCAGGGGCACCTCGTGTTCGTGTGCACGGGACGATCCGCGTCGCGCATCCCCGCCGAGCTGCTCGACATCGGCTTCGACGGCGTCGTGAGTTCGGGCGGCGGTTTCGCGGAGCTCGACGGCGAGATCGTGGTCGAGCACACGATGCCGCCCGAACGCACCCGCCGGCTCGTCGCGACCTTCGAACGCCGCGGCCTGCCGTTCACGCTGCAGTCCTACGACGGCGTCTACGCGAGCCCGGGCGTCCACGAGCGCGTGCTCGAGAACACGGTGCGGCGCATCCTCGCCGAGCACCCCGGCACGCCCCGCGCCGACGCGCTCGCCGCGGCGGCGGCGCACCCGCAGGTGCGCGGCGCCGTGCACCGGGGGAGCCCGCCCGACGAGGGCGTCGCCTCGGCCGTGTATCTCACCGACGACCCCGACGACACCGCACGCATGCGTGCGGAGCTGGGCGACGCGTTCCACCTCGTGACGGGCACTGTGCCCGGCTACGGCCCGGACTGCGGCGAGGTGCACCCGATCGGGCTCGACAAGGGCACGACGATCCGCGAACTCCTCGACCGGCTCGGCATCCCCCGCGAGCGCTCGATCGGCATCGGCGACGGGCGCAACGACATCGGCATGTTCGCGGCCTGCGGCATCGGCGTCGCGATGGGCAACGCGCCGCTCGACGTGCGCGAGGCCGCCGACGAGGTCACGACCTCGATCGACGAGGACGGCGTGCGGCACGCGCTCGAGCGCCACGGCCTCACCGGCCAGCCGGGTTGA
- the purF gene encoding amidophosphoribosyltransferase, protein MCGIVGHVSTTPVNQQIYDSLLLLQHRGQDSTGISTAEGKTFHHVKLKGHVREGYRTRDMRSLLGNVGLGHVRYATAGSAKNEDEIQPFYVNAPYGLTLVHNGNLTNTRELTDELYRIDRRHLNSTSDTELLLNVLANELQLSIDGDELSPEQLFSAVERLHERVEGSYAAIALVAGYGLLAFRDPFGIRPLVLGRREDENGRPEWVVASESLVLESGGYELVRDVAPGEAVFVTNGGEMFSRQCAADPILSPCSFEYVYLARPDSVMNGVSVYGARLRMGETLAAQVERTVSTGDIDVVMPIPDSSRPQAMQMAQKLGIDYREGFYKNRYVGRTFIMPGQKVRKKSVRQKLNALSAEFQGKNVLLVDDSIVRGTTSKEIVDMARHAGANSVTFASAAPPVRYPHVYGINMPTRGELVASGRTIEEITSVIGADRLVYQEVADLQEAITRGSELTQLDLSCFTGEYVTGTVTPEYLAWLEQNQSS, encoded by the coding sequence GTGTGCGGCATCGTCGGTCATGTTTCGACCACTCCCGTCAACCAGCAGATCTACGACTCGCTCCTGCTCCTGCAGCACCGCGGACAGGATTCGACGGGCATCTCGACCGCCGAGGGCAAGACGTTCCACCACGTGAAGCTCAAGGGCCACGTGCGGGAGGGCTATCGGACGCGCGACATGCGCTCCCTGCTCGGCAACGTCGGCCTCGGTCACGTGCGCTACGCGACCGCCGGGAGCGCGAAGAACGAGGACGAGATCCAGCCGTTCTACGTCAACGCCCCGTACGGCCTCACGCTCGTGCACAACGGCAACCTCACCAACACGCGCGAGCTGACCGACGAGCTCTACCGCATCGACCGTCGCCACCTGAACTCGACGAGCGACACCGAGCTGCTCCTGAACGTGCTCGCGAACGAGCTGCAGCTCTCGATCGACGGTGACGAGCTCTCGCCCGAGCAGCTCTTCAGTGCCGTCGAGCGCCTGCACGAGCGCGTCGAGGGCTCGTACGCCGCGATCGCCCTCGTCGCCGGCTACGGACTGCTCGCGTTCCGTGACCCGTTCGGCATCCGGCCGCTCGTGCTCGGCCGTCGCGAGGACGAGAACGGCCGCCCCGAGTGGGTCGTCGCCTCGGAGTCGCTCGTGCTCGAGTCGGGCGGCTACGAGCTCGTCCGCGACGTCGCGCCCGGTGAGGCCGTGTTCGTCACGAACGGTGGCGAGATGTTCTCGCGCCAGTGCGCGGCCGACCCGATCCTCTCGCCGTGCTCGTTCGAGTACGTCTACCTCGCCCGCCCCGACTCCGTCATGAACGGCGTCTCGGTCTACGGTGCCCGTCTGCGCATGGGCGAGACGCTCGCCGCGCAGGTCGAGCGCACCGTCTCGACGGGCGACATCGACGTCGTCATGCCCATCCCCGACTCGTCGCGTCCGCAGGCGATGCAGATGGCGCAGAAGCTCGGCATCGACTACCGCGAGGGGTTCTACAAGAACCGCTACGTCGGCCGCACGTTCATCATGCCGGGCCAGAAGGTGCGCAAGAAGTCGGTGCGCCAGAAGCTCAATGCGCTCTCGGCCGAGTTCCAGGGCAAGAACGTCCTGCTCGTCGACGACTCGATCGTGCGCGGCACGACCTCGAAGGAGATCGTCGACATGGCGCGTCACGCGGGCGCGAACTCCGTCACGTTCGCCTCGGCGGCACCGCCCGTCCGGTACCCGCACGTGTACGGCATCAACATGCCGACGCGCGGTGAGCTCGTCGCGTCGGGCCGCACGATCGAGGAGATCACGTCGGTCATCGGCGCCGACCGTCTCGTGTACCAGGAGGTCGCCGACCTGCAGGAGGCGATCACGCGCGGCTCCGAGCTGACGCAGCTCGACCTGAGCTGCTTCACGGGCGAGTACGTGACGGGCACCGTGACCCCCGAGTACCTCGCCTGGCTCGAGCAGAACCAGTCGAGCTGA
- a CDS encoding serine hydrolase domain-containing protein → MRSPTDPVPAALSVVFAIVVAVVALLVLASPANGASPGVASAADSATRASALADFRETQPVHAVAAAVLRDGDVSFVAAGTDAAGAPVSEHTPFRIASMSKSFTAALVLQLVDEGRLELDAPLTAAVPSFAMDDERAARVTLRQLLSHTSGIGAAGYREFEVPPPSGAGEVLDELRTAHLVAEPGTRYEYANTNFALAAAAVEHATGKPFADVLEARLFVPLGMLDSTSTTACESAVDGLSTGHGVVFDRPVALPEVPGLCLGSGGIVSTTADLARWLAFQVGDGTTPDGTRLLRAESLAEMHRAQSATADASGGGYGLGWQLGEAGDRSTLGHGGALVTWSSHMTMLTDASGRPDGTAAVVLTDTVSGANVLADRLAVEAAGGSVAPFERDPRLVVDIVAATLAAAVLAIGIAGVLRARSWPQRRRHVVTRTVGLVWPLAALALGVALAPLLATVFFGAGMGVLTSWCYTAGMMPLVAILGVALVLTGAGVVVARTVALRRAARASGTIA, encoded by the coding sequence ATGCGATCACCGACCGATCCCGTCCCCGCCGCGCTGTCCGTCGTGTTCGCGATCGTCGTGGCGGTGGTCGCGCTCCTTGTCCTCGCGTCGCCCGCGAACGGCGCATCACCCGGCGTCGCGAGCGCGGCGGATTCGGCGACGCGTGCGTCCGCGCTCGCCGACTTCCGCGAGACGCAACCGGTCCACGCGGTCGCGGCGGCCGTGTTGCGCGACGGCGACGTCTCGTTCGTCGCGGCGGGGACGGATGCCGCGGGTGCGCCGGTTTCGGAGCACACGCCGTTCCGCATCGCCTCGATGTCGAAGTCGTTCACCGCCGCGCTCGTGCTGCAACTCGTCGACGAGGGCCGACTCGAGCTCGACGCGCCGCTCACGGCGGCGGTCCCGAGCTTCGCGATGGACGACGAGCGCGCGGCGCGCGTCACGCTCCGACAGCTGCTGAGCCACACGAGCGGCATCGGCGCGGCGGGCTACCGCGAGTTCGAGGTGCCGCCGCCGTCGGGCGCGGGCGAGGTGCTCGACGAGCTGCGCACGGCGCACCTCGTCGCCGAACCGGGCACGCGGTACGAGTACGCGAACACGAACTTCGCGCTCGCGGCGGCCGCGGTCGAGCACGCCACGGGGAAGCCGTTCGCGGACGTCCTCGAGGCGCGCCTCTTCGTGCCCCTCGGCATGCTCGACTCGACGTCGACGACGGCGTGCGAGTCGGCCGTCGACGGGCTCTCGACCGGGCACGGTGTCGTGTTCGACCGGCCCGTCGCGCTCCCCGAGGTGCCGGGGCTGTGCCTCGGCTCGGGTGGCATCGTCTCGACGACGGCCGACCTCGCCCGGTGGCTCGCGTTCCAGGTCGGCGACGGCACGACGCCGGACGGGACGAGGCTGCTGCGAGCCGAATCGCTCGCCGAGATGCACCGCGCACAGTCCGCGACGGCCGACGCGAGTGGGGGCGGCTACGGGCTCGGCTGGCAGCTCGGTGAGGCCGGCGATCGCTCGACGCTCGGGCACGGCGGGGCGCTCGTCACGTGGAGTTCGCACATGACGATGCTCACCGATGCGAGCGGCCGCCCCGACGGGACGGCGGCCGTCGTGCTGACCGACACGGTGAGCGGCGCGAACGTGCTCGCGGACCGGCTCGCGGTCGAGGCGGCGGGCGGCTCCGTCGCGCCGTTCGAGCGCGATCCGCGGCTCGTCGTCGACATCGTCGCGGCGACGCTCGCGGCAGCGGTGCTGGCGATCGGGATCGCGGGCGTGCTGCGCGCCCGGTCGTGGCCGCAGCGACGACGGCACGTGGTGACGAGGACGGTGGGGCTCGTGTGGCCGCTCGCCGCGCTCGCGCTCGGCGTCGCGCTCGCACCGCTGCTGGCCACCGTCTTCTTCGGTGCGGGCATGGGCGTCCTGACGAGCTGGTGCTACACGGCGGGGATGATGCCGCTCGTCGCGATCCTCGGGGTCGCGCTCGTGCTCACGGGTGCGGGTGTCGTCGTCGCCCGCACGGTCGCGCTGCGTCGCGCCGCACGCGCATCCGGGACGATCGCATGA
- a CDS encoding tyrosine-protein phosphatase: MVSNQETERPDDGDDGRRVALPGLHNARDLGGLPTTDGGETAFGGYIRSADLRFVPMASLELLRDAGFRTVLDLRNDFETRRRPRDPGEAEANAHRIPPSPEAELPEGVFGVREPLDAARDVAFWARIRESGADGSPLFFRPVLDEQPERVGAVMRVLADAPGGVLFHCAVGRDRTGLVSLLLLALADVEPEAIADDYGRTAEELVEFTRLVGYAYRARAVEERMERMGTSIRAGVLDALDGLDVRRTLARAGVSEAQVARLRARLRPEGAADAR; encoded by the coding sequence ATGGTGTCGAACCAGGAGACCGAGCGGCCGGACGACGGCGACGACGGGCGCCGTGTCGCCCTGCCGGGACTGCACAACGCCCGTGATCTCGGCGGGCTCCCCACGACGGACGGCGGCGAGACGGCGTTCGGCGGCTACATCCGCTCCGCCGACCTGCGCTTCGTGCCGATGGCGTCGCTCGAGCTGTTGCGCGACGCGGGGTTCCGCACGGTGCTCGATCTGCGCAACGACTTCGAGACGAGGCGGCGGCCGCGGGACCCGGGTGAGGCGGAGGCGAACGCCCACCGGATCCCGCCGTCACCCGAGGCCGAGCTGCCGGAGGGCGTGTTCGGGGTGCGCGAGCCGCTCGACGCGGCGCGTGACGTCGCGTTCTGGGCGCGTATCCGCGAATCGGGCGCCGACGGCTCACCGCTCTTCTTCCGGCCCGTGCTCGACGAGCAGCCCGAGCGGGTAGGCGCCGTGATGCGCGTGCTCGCCGATGCGCCGGGCGGCGTGCTGTTCCACTGCGCCGTGGGTCGCGACCGGACGGGACTCGTGTCGTTGCTGCTGCTCGCGCTCGCGGACGTCGAGCCGGAGGCGATCGCGGACGACTACGGACGGACGGCCGAGGAGCTCGTCGAGTTCACGCGGCTCGTGGGGTACGCGTACCGGGCGCGCGCGGTCGAGGAGCGCATGGAGCGGATGGGGACGTCGATCCGCGCGGGGGTGCTCGACGCCCTCGACGGATTGGACGTTCGCCGGACGCTCGCACGGGCCGGGGTGTCCGAGGCACAGGTCGCTCGACTGCGCGCCCGTCTGCGGCCCGAGGGCGCGGCGGACGCTCGGTAG